The Listeria monocytogenes genome window below encodes:
- the kdpA gene encoding potassium-transporting ATPase subunit KdpA, translating into MKYIVMQDVFFVVLLLVLAVPLGIYMYKVMIGEKVFLSRMLEPVERFGYRLMGVSEVGMSAKRYAVSALAFSAVGFVFVMAVLMLQGFLPLNPEGMKGLSFSLAFNTAASFVSNTNWQAYSGEAALSYFSQSIGLTVQNFVSAATGIAVLFAVIRGFIWKKQKTVGNFWQDLFRVTLYILLPLSLVLALLLVSQGVVQSFADYSVIETLENGAKQLIPLGPAASQIAIKQLGTNGGGFFGANSAFPFENPSSFTNLIEMLAILLIPVALVVMFGRAVKDSKQGRAIMTAMMIVFVVGVVAITISEQFAGPSYQGVATSGSMEGKEVRFGVGGSSLFAASTTAASNGAVNAMHDSLTPLGGLVPMFFMQLGEVIFGGVGSGLYGMIGFIILTVFIAGLLVGRTPEYLGKKIEPYDMKMVCLLILVPPLLTLFGTAVAVMMPSVQASVSASGAHGFSEVLYAFTSMGNNNGSAFAGFAADTTFTNMVGAVMMLLARFIPLVAALYLAQNMAGKSSVAASSGTLSTKNGMFIGLLIGVVVLVGALSFLPALALGPIADFFTTFK; encoded by the coding sequence ATGAAGTATATCGTGATGCAAGATGTGTTTTTTGTTGTATTGTTATTAGTTTTGGCGGTGCCTCTTGGAATTTATATGTATAAAGTGATGATTGGGGAAAAAGTGTTTTTGTCACGGATGTTAGAACCAGTTGAACGGTTTGGTTATCGGTTGATGGGTGTGAGTGAGGTTGGAATGTCCGCAAAACGTTATGCGGTATCGGCGCTTGCCTTTAGCGCGGTAGGCTTCGTATTTGTAATGGCAGTGTTGATGCTACAAGGTTTTTTACCGCTCAACCCAGAAGGTATGAAAGGGCTTAGTTTTAGTCTTGCGTTTAATACGGCGGCGAGTTTTGTATCGAATACGAACTGGCAAGCTTATTCTGGTGAGGCGGCTTTATCTTATTTCTCGCAGTCGATTGGCTTAACAGTGCAGAATTTTGTGTCAGCGGCGACAGGGATAGCAGTTTTATTTGCCGTAATCCGCGGCTTTATATGGAAGAAACAGAAAACAGTGGGGAATTTTTGGCAAGATTTATTCCGCGTGACACTTTATATTTTGCTACCACTTTCGCTTGTTTTGGCGCTTCTTTTAGTTTCGCAAGGAGTGGTACAGTCCTTTGCTGATTATTCGGTTATCGAAACACTTGAAAATGGGGCAAAACAGTTGATTCCACTAGGCCCAGCTGCAAGCCAAATTGCTATTAAACAGCTTGGTACAAATGGTGGTGGTTTTTTCGGAGCAAATTCTGCGTTTCCGTTTGAAAATCCCTCTAGTTTTACTAATTTAATAGAAATGTTGGCGATTTTACTTATTCCAGTGGCGCTTGTTGTAATGTTTGGGCGTGCAGTGAAGGATAGTAAGCAAGGGCGCGCAATTATGACAGCGATGATGATTGTTTTCGTTGTTGGGGTTGTTGCTATTACAATCTCCGAACAATTTGCAGGTCCAAGTTATCAAGGTGTTGCGACTTCTGGCAGTATGGAAGGAAAAGAGGTTCGTTTTGGTGTTGGCGGCTCGTCGCTTTTTGCGGCTTCCACGACGGCGGCCTCGAATGGAGCGGTGAACGCAATGCACGATAGTTTGACTCCGCTTGGTGGACTGGTGCCGATGTTCTTTATGCAACTCGGTGAGGTTATTTTTGGCGGCGTTGGTAGTGGGCTTTATGGCATGATTGGCTTTATAATTTTGACGGTGTTTATAGCGGGGCTCTTGGTTGGACGGACGCCAGAATACTTAGGGAAAAAAATTGAACCTTATGATATGAAAATGGTTTGTTTGCTTATTTTGGTTCCGCCGCTGTTGACTTTATTCGGTACGGCGGTTGCGGTAATGATGCCGAGTGTGCAAGCTTCTGTTTCGGCGAGTGGGGCGCACGGTTTTTCTGAGGTGCTCTATGCATTTACTTCGATGGGAAATAATAATGGTAGTGCTTTTGCTGGATTTGCGGCAGACACGACGTTTACAAATATGGTTGGTGCAGTAATGATGTTACTTGCTCGTTTTATTCCGCTAGTTGCGGCGCTTTATTTAGCGCAGAATATGGCTGGAAAAAGTTCGGTTGCAGCGAGTAGCGGGACGTTATCGACGAAAAATGGCATGTTTATTGGTCTTTTAATTGGTGTTGTGGTACTTGTTGGCGCACTTAGTTTCTTGCCAGCACTTGCACTTGGGCCAATTGCGGACTTCTTTACAACTTTCAAATGA
- a CDS encoding potassium-transporting ATPase subunit F, translating into MGVVLVIAGIIGLGLLVYLFYVLFRGEDL; encoded by the coding sequence ATGGGTGTTGTTCTAGTAATTGCTGGAATAATCGGTTTAGGTTTGTTGGTGTATTTATTTTATGTGTTGTTTAGAGGTGAGGACTTATGA
- a CDS encoding PTS sugar transporter subunit IIB: MKTIMLVCSAGMSTSLLVTKMEKAAAEKGLEAKIFAVAEAEAANHLDEIDVLLLGPQVRFLEGNMKKKLEPKGIPLAVINSVDYGMMKGDKVLEQALDLMK, from the coding sequence ATGAAAACAATCATGTTAGTATGTTCAGCAGGTATGTCTACCAGCTTACTAGTTACAAAAATGGAAAAAGCAGCTGCAGAAAAAGGCCTTGAAGCAAAAATCTTCGCCGTTGCAGAAGCAGAAGCAGCTAACCATTTAGACGAAATCGATGTTTTATTACTTGGACCACAAGTACGTTTCTTAGAAGGAAACATGAAGAAAAAATTAGAGCCAAAAGGTATTCCATTAGCTGTTATTAACAGTGTTGATTACGGAATGATGAAAGGCGACAAAGTTTTAGAACAAGCATTAGATTTAATGAAGTAA
- a CDS encoding PTS sugar transporter subunit IIC produces MNGFIAFMEKYFIPYAAKIGGQRHLVAIRDGFITTMPLMILGSFAVLINNFPIQAYQKFMNNLFGEGTWQAFGGNVWNGTFAILALLIAFTVAYNLAKSYDKDPLSSAVVSVATFFTIGAIAPGADGVANTGGLGSTGLFLALIIAILSTEIFTRLSGSPKLVINMPDGVPPAVSRSFAALFPAMITVSIFGLITAFFQAAGVTNLVISFYELVQEPFMGLANSLPAALLLAFVSAFLWFFGLHGANIIDPFMQTINIPAIEANVKALEAGKELPYIVNKPFFDSFVNLGGTGATIGLIIAIFIVARKHKAYMTVSKLSAAPGLFNINEPMMFGLPIVLNPIMFIPYILAPLVLVTVAYFATAIGWVPACTIVTPWTTPPIIGGALATQSIAGGVLAAVNLGLSILIFLPFAKIAQIQELRREKEALAAEGVTAE; encoded by the coding sequence ATGAATGGTTTTATCGCATTTATGGAGAAATATTTCATTCCCTACGCTGCCAAAATTGGTGGACAACGTCATTTAGTAGCAATTCGTGATGGTTTCATTACAACTATGCCACTTATGATTCTAGGGTCTTTCGCCGTTTTAATTAACAACTTCCCAATTCAAGCTTACCAAAAATTCATGAATAACTTATTTGGTGAAGGAACTTGGCAAGCATTCGGCGGAAACGTTTGGAACGGTACTTTTGCTATCTTAGCATTACTTATCGCTTTCACTGTAGCTTACAACTTAGCTAAATCTTATGACAAAGATCCACTTTCTTCCGCAGTAGTTTCTGTAGCAACTTTCTTCACTATTGGCGCAATTGCTCCAGGTGCTGACGGTGTTGCAAACACTGGTGGTCTTGGATCAACTGGTCTTTTCTTAGCACTTATTATTGCAATTCTTTCCACTGAAATTTTCACTCGTTTAAGTGGTAGCCCAAAACTTGTTATCAACATGCCTGATGGTGTTCCACCGGCAGTTTCTCGTTCATTCGCAGCTTTATTCCCTGCAATGATCACTGTTTCTATCTTTGGTCTTATCACTGCGTTCTTCCAAGCAGCTGGTGTGACTAACTTAGTAATTTCTTTCTACGAATTAGTACAAGAACCATTCATGGGTCTTGCAAACTCCTTGCCAGCAGCGTTACTACTAGCATTCGTTTCTGCTTTCCTTTGGTTCTTTGGTTTACACGGTGCGAACATTATCGACCCGTTCATGCAAACAATCAACATCCCAGCTATCGAAGCTAACGTAAAAGCACTAGAAGCTGGTAAAGAACTTCCTTACATCGTTAACAAACCTTTCTTTGACTCTTTCGTTAACTTAGGCGGAACTGGGGCAACTATCGGTTTAATCATCGCTATCTTTATCGTAGCTCGTAAACATAAAGCGTACATGACAGTTTCTAAATTGTCTGCAGCGCCAGGTCTTTTCAACATTAACGAACCAATGATGTTTGGTCTTCCAATCGTCTTGAATCCAATTATGTTCATTCCGTACATCTTGGCACCACTTGTACTTGTAACTGTAGCTTACTTTGCAACAGCTATCGGTTGGGTACCAGCTTGTACTATCGTAACTCCTTGGACTACACCACCAATTATCGGTGGAGCACTTGCAACACAAAGTATCGCTGGTGGCGTACTTGCAGCTGTAAACTTAGGTCTATCTATCCTAATCTT